In the genome of Leishmania panamensis strain MHOM/PA/94/PSC-1 chromosome 17 sequence, one region contains:
- a CDS encoding hypothetical protein (TriTrypDB/GeneDB-style sysID: LpmP.17.0360), producing MSFADAFRDAVGEISYTGDELIKALRAARAVLAWLPDDSHLEQEQRFERQSRRRLGKVIDILISESESSEDDSDSDDGRGTEWSRHTEAGEGTTGNTDAVSAVDEVAAPPSQFFTHAAQSSAAAAAQVAHHDRATQSIALALPEDPAAHLSASRGRLRNGSGFVSPVSLHSGHPLLRSEVASCDGSRTPAKAHERRQHRGESSEKRHGGLPDSWGDDDVHNASSASDTTTSLSSSSTDDDVEKRERVRQLELYDQDPSEWLRQLICLGAKLFGEQVEDYFHAVHTLIYYMAVRRKRVEQRSQYLRNRASRETAEGAAVQLADAASRAFSCASLSSCKVAAVASHEDGATTSANEGEVNAMESSNDDDEEEEDGEEVEGFYISREAKRSICVRLPDNAFRLRDSIHNFFFSCYASVVIQGSVSAAQVKQAAAEVVRICRGVLTWPRYPLNLREQWEVDRKEQLEQFLSKWRGEANGHLVTLMTAPPEAPTVMVRRARTQGEDGIGNLTATRSPPSTINLESIMADESSFLHDSSDDNEDGGSETALDPSSAKAPQQRQFLGPQTSDEEAITMATEFVRSLAPCSTRLARLVAGTVPGKGVDALLPCIEQPERRTFNDGFCRLAPYLSRKESDLITELMQLPLTEMPVVRGDDKGGHDQHALRAAEKAIVKHWASPTYDPRGGELTVLINPTNAFRLQLSNPIIFSLGGVQCDMCCVTERRVSFQAVLDSGVRSEVVLEYEGCIGYDVCVACSYYYYKSSEMRLLRAVHPNPHLRASFAFGRLSKVRVHSVHAFACTESEGDMTVEVVMGVSPYSVMPVGWVLPVDQLAELSAACPLLDEETELTTDVHASLPVPPHDWKRRCTVTNISNLFSGTGGCGDTAAAVAGASRQGVATGVAGNHLIDEADVCPICLQLLRSPLPVLRTLCGHSFHVECIGSHYHYKPTIVDGEVNENNGCPVCRCSEYMPPLTDADVMMRTNVYRLILRVPADEVAKGRDARAREWGGGCAVAVGTILTNDGVYHNASNIASCEAFYGVLPGFAFTRDATVGAKGMEATSPVVA from the coding sequence ATGAGCTTCGCCGATGCGTTCCGAGATGCTGTGGGCGAGATTTCGTACACAGGCGACGAGCTCATCAAGGCGCTCCGGGCTGCGCGAGCGGTGCTGGCGTGGCTCCCAGACGACAGCCACCTCGAACAGGAGCAGCGCTTTGAGCGCCAGAGCCGACGTCGTTTGGGCAAAGTGATCGACATTCTCATCTCAGAGAGCGAGTCGTCCGAGGATGACAGTGACAGCGACGATGGGAGGGGTACCGAGTGGAGTCGTCACACGGAGGCAGGCGAAGGGACCACAGGGAACACCGACGCCGTTTCCGCCGTGGATGAGGTtgccgcgccgccatcgcagtTCTTCACCCACGCGGCCCAGTcgtccgccgccgccgccgctcaggTGGCCCATCACGACCGAGCGACTCAATCCATTGCGCTCGCATTACCAGAGGACCCCGCCGCCCATCTTTCCGCGAGTCGTGGTCGACTCCGTAACGGCAGCGGCTTTGTGTCGCCTGTGTCGCTGCATAGCGGacacccgctgctgcggtccgAGGTCGCTTCTTGTGATGGATCAAGGACACCTGCCAAAGCGCatgagcggcggcagcaccggggAGAAAGTTCGGAAAAGCGACACGGAGGGCTCCCTGATTCATGGGGCGACGATGACGTTCACAACGCCTCGTCGGCGTCAGACACAACGACATCGTTGTCTTCGTCGTCGACGGATGATGAtgtcgagaagagagagcgagtgcgGCAGCTCGAGCTGTACGACCAGGATCCCAGCGAGTGGTTGCGTCAGTTGATCTGTTTAGGGGCGAAGCTGTTCGGAGAACAGGTGGAGGACTATTTTCACGCAGTGCACACATTAATTTACTAcatggcggtgcggcgcaaGCGAGTGGAGCAGCGCTCCCAGTACCTGCGCAACCGCGCTTCCCGTGAGACCGCAGAGGGTGCCGCGGTGCAgctcgctgacgctgcttCGCGGGCCTTCTCGTGCGCTTCCCTCAGCAGTTGCAaagtggcggcagtggcctCGCATGAGGACGGCGCCACCACTTCCGCCAACGAAGGAGAGGTGAATGCTATGGAAAGCAgcaatgacgacgacgaggaggaggaggatggggaggaggtggagggttTTTACATAtcgagagaggcgaagcggAGTATATGTGTGAGGCTGCCGGACAACGCTTTTCGTTTACGCGACAGCATCCACaacttcttcttctcgtgctATGCGTCCGTTGTTATCCAAGGCTCTGTGTCGGCGGCGCAGGTCaagcaggcggcggccgagGTGGTACGCATCTGCCGCGGTGTGCTGACGTGGCCCCGCTACCCGCTGAACTTGCGGGAGCAGTGGGAGGTGGACCGGAAGGAGCAGCTCGAGCAGTTTCTCAGTAAGTGGCGGGGGGAAGCAAACGGGCATCTCGTGACCCTCATGACGGCGCCACCTGAGGCGCCGACCGTAATGGTACGTCGCGCACGAACTCAGGGTGAGGACGGCATTGGCAACTTAACCGCGACGCGGTCCCCGCCCTCCACGATAAACTTGGAAAGCATTATGGCTGACGAGAGCAGCTTCCTTCatgacagcagcgacgacaacGAAGATGGGGGCAGTGAGACGGCACTCGACCCGAGCAGCGCCAAGGCgccacagcagaggcagTTTCTCGGTCCACAAACTAGTGATGAGGAGGCCATCACGATGGCAACCGAGTTTGTGCGGAGCCTGGCGCCCTGCAGCACTCGTCTTGCACGCTTGGTGGCGGGCACCGTTCCAGGGAAGGGtgtggatgcgctgctgccgtgcatTGAACAGCCGGAGCGTCGCACCTTCAACGATGGCTTCTGCCGTCTGGCACCCTATCTGTCGCGGAAAGAGTCAGACCTGATCACGGAGctgatgcagctgccgctcacgGAGATGCCGGTCGTTAGGGGGGATGACAAGGGTGGCCATGATCAGCATGCGTTGCGTGCAGCAGAGAAAGCAATTGTGAAGCATTGGGCATCGCCGACCTACGACCCTCGCGGAGGTGAGCTGACGGTGCTTATCAACCCCACAAACGCGTttcgcctgcagctcagcaACCCGATCATCTTTTCCCTTGGTGGGGTGCAGTGCGACATGTGTTGCGTGACAGAGCGCCGTGTTAGCTTCCAAGCCGTGCTCGACAGCGGTGTGCGCAGcgaggtggtgctggagTACGAGGGCTGTATCGGGTACGATGTATGTGTTGCATGCAGTTACTACTATTACAAGAGCAGCGAgatgcgactgctgcgcgcgGTGCACCCCAATCCGCATCTGCGTGCTTCGTTTGCATTCGGGCGCCTCTCTAAGGTGAGGGTTCACTCCGTGCACGCGTTTGCCTGCACCGAGAGCGAGGGTGACATGACGGTGGAGGTAGTCATGGGGGTCTCACCTTACAGTGTGATGCCTGTCGGCTGGGTCCTTCCCGTGGATCAACTGGCCGAGCTAAGCGCTGCGTGCCCGCTGCTTGACGAGGAGACGGAGCTCACCACCGACGTGCACGCGAGTCTGCCTGTGCCCCCACACGACTGGAAGCGGCGTTGCACCGTCACCAATATCAGCAACCTCTTCTCGGGGACAGGCGGGTGCGGCGatactgccgctgctgtcgcgggGGCAAGTCGGCAGGGGGTTGCGACTGGCGTAGCGGGTAACCACCTGATCGATGAGGCGGACGTGTGCCCCATTTgtctccagctgctgcgcagtccgctgccggtgctgcgcacCCTGTGCGGCCACAGCTTCCACGTTGAGTGCATCGGTTCGCATTACCACTACAAGCCCACTATTGTGGATGGCGAGGTGAATGAGAACAACGGTTGCCCTGTGTGCCGGTGCAGTGAGTACATGCCACCTCTCACAGACGCGGATGTGATGATGCGGACGAACGTGTACAGGCTCATCTTACGGGTGCCGGCGGACGAGGTGGCTAAGGGGCGCGACGCAAGAGCACGAGAGTGGGGCGGCGGGTGCGCCGTTGCGGTGGGGACCATCTTGACCAACGATGGTGTGTACCACAATGCCTCAAATATCGCATCTTGCGAGGCCTTCTATGGCGTGCTGCCGGGCTTTGCCTTTACCCGAGATGCCACCGTGGGGGCGAAGGGGATGGAGGCCACCTCGCCAGTCGTGGCTTGA